A genomic segment from Ciconia boyciana chromosome 5, ASM3463844v1, whole genome shotgun sequence encodes:
- the LOC140652235 gene encoding uncharacterized protein isoform X1 has translation MRTTQNVLQWEQRPLQGSAPGSCSPAREGKRRPSRCHRSLGRCWRHGRCRVAVPSVGKARPGAWARSRAPRRRAPWDAGGEDAPVRGAPCRGGRAGLRGGTGALGSRGWLCPGGLRCCGRGRGPQAPGGGFVLGALWLCPSCCWGAAEGRSRTPSGLPAGPFGGKEGSRRRRAAPLWLPRGSAPQGRGPHLPGQGAPRPEAVCGRRWGPGGPLGSCPCSPAGPGPGWSGLHVSGGRGCEGRLEQVLSGSGAVAVPGLESLCAAAAPGSSSSSSSSALPRFSSCSLWLQLQVGGFCPGSWRAPVLAAPAPAPFWLQLLFISSSTGCFSSVSSSCLLKRSWLLTRS, from the exons ATGCGCACGA CTCAAAACGTGCtgcagtgggagcagaggcCGCTTCAGGGATCCGCACCcggctcctgcagcccagccagggAGGGGAAGCGACGGCCGTCCCGGTGCCACCGGTCCCTCGGGAGGTGTTGGCGGCACGGGCGATGCCGCGTGGCCGTGCCGAGCGTGGGCAAGGCTCGTCCCGGTGCCTGGGCGAGGAGCAGGGCCCCGAGGCGGCGAGCGCCGTGGGACGCGGGCGGCGAGGACGCGCCGGTGAGGGGAGCGCCCTGTCGCGGCGGCCGagcggggctgcgcggcggcACCGGGGCGCTCGGCTCCCGGGGCTGGCTGTGCCCGGGGGGTCTGCGGTGCTGCGGGAGGGGCCGGGGTCCCCAGGCTCCGGGGGGCGGTTTTGTGCTCGGGGCGCTTTGGCTTTGCCCCTCGTGCTGCTGGGGGGCGGCTGAGGGCAGGAGCCGGACCCCGTCAGGGCTCCCCGCGGGGCCctttggggggaaggaggggtcCCGGcgccggcgggcagcgccgctGTGGCTGCCTCGGGGCTCAGCACCGCAGGGCCGGGGCCCGCACCTGCCCGGGCAGGGTGCCCCGCGGCCAGAGGCTGTTTGTGGGCGCAGGTGGGGCCCTGGGGGGCCCCTCGgttcctgtccctgcagccccgccgggccagggccaggctggtCTGGGCTGCACGTTTCAGGGGGCCGCGGCTGCGAGGGGCGTTTGGAGCAGGTGCTGTCGGGGTCCGGTGCCGTCGCCGTCCCCGGCCTGGAGTCGCTCTGTGCCGCTGCTGCGCCAGGCAG ctccagctccagctccagctcggCTCTGCCTCGTTTCAGCTCCTGCTCGTTGTGGCTCCAGCTCCAGGTTGGCGGTTTCTGCCCCGGCTCGTGGAGGGCTCCAGTGCTTGcggctccagctccagctccgttctggctgcagctcctcttCATCTCCAGCTCGACGGGCTGCTTCAGCTCCGTCTCCAGCTCATGCTTGTTAAAACGATCTTGGCTTTTGACGAGGTCGTAA
- the LOC140652235 gene encoding uncharacterized protein isoform X2, translating into MRTTQNVLQWEQRPLQGSAPGSCSPAREGKRRPSRCHRSLGRCWRHGRCRVAVPSVGKARPGAWARSRAPRRRAPWDAGGEDAPVRGAPCRGGRAGLRGGTGALGSRGWLCPGGLRCCGRGRGPQAPGGGFVLGALWLCPSCCWGAAEGRSRTPSGLPAGPFGGKEGSRRRRAAPLWLPRGSAPQGRGPHLPGQGAPRPEAVCGRRWGPGGPLGSCPCSPAGPGPGWSGLHVSGGRGCEGRLEQVLSGSGAVAVPGLESLCAAAAPGSSSSALPRFSSCSLWLQLQVGGFCPGSWRAPVLAAPAPAPFWLQLLFISSSTGCFSSVSSSCLLKRSWLLTRS; encoded by the exons ATGCGCACGA CTCAAAACGTGCtgcagtgggagcagaggcCGCTTCAGGGATCCGCACCcggctcctgcagcccagccagggAGGGGAAGCGACGGCCGTCCCGGTGCCACCGGTCCCTCGGGAGGTGTTGGCGGCACGGGCGATGCCGCGTGGCCGTGCCGAGCGTGGGCAAGGCTCGTCCCGGTGCCTGGGCGAGGAGCAGGGCCCCGAGGCGGCGAGCGCCGTGGGACGCGGGCGGCGAGGACGCGCCGGTGAGGGGAGCGCCCTGTCGCGGCGGCCGagcggggctgcgcggcggcACCGGGGCGCTCGGCTCCCGGGGCTGGCTGTGCCCGGGGGGTCTGCGGTGCTGCGGGAGGGGCCGGGGTCCCCAGGCTCCGGGGGGCGGTTTTGTGCTCGGGGCGCTTTGGCTTTGCCCCTCGTGCTGCTGGGGGGCGGCTGAGGGCAGGAGCCGGACCCCGTCAGGGCTCCCCGCGGGGCCctttggggggaaggaggggtcCCGGcgccggcgggcagcgccgctGTGGCTGCCTCGGGGCTCAGCACCGCAGGGCCGGGGCCCGCACCTGCCCGGGCAGGGTGCCCCGCGGCCAGAGGCTGTTTGTGGGCGCAGGTGGGGCCCTGGGGGGCCCCTCGgttcctgtccctgcagccccgccgggccagggccaggctggtCTGGGCTGCACGTTTCAGGGGGCCGCGGCTGCGAGGGGCGTTTGGAGCAGGTGCTGTCGGGGTCCGGTGCCGTCGCCGTCCCCGGCCTGGAGTCGCTCTGTGCCGCTGCTGCGCCAGGCAG ctccagctcggCTCTGCCTCGTTTCAGCTCCTGCTCGTTGTGGCTCCAGCTCCAGGTTGGCGGTTTCTGCCCCGGCTCGTGGAGGGCTCCAGTGCTTGcggctccagctccagctccgttctggctgcagctcctcttCATCTCCAGCTCGACGGGCTGCTTCAGCTCCGTCTCCAGCTCATGCTTGTTAAAACGATCTTGGCTTTTGACGAGGTCGTAA
- the LOC140652235 gene encoding uncharacterized protein isoform X3, with amino-acid sequence MRTTQNVLQWEQRPLQGSAPGSCSPAREGKRRPSRCHRSLGRCWRHGRCRVAVPSVGKARPGAWARSRAPRRRAPWDAGGEDAPVRGAPCRGGRAGLRGGTGALGSRGWLCPGGLRCCGRGRGPQAPGGGFVLGALWLCPSCCWGAAEGRSRTPSGLPAGPFGGKEGSRRRRAAPLWLPRGSAPQGRGPHLPGQGAPRPEAVCGRRWGPGGPLGSCPCSPAGPGPGWSGLHVSGGRGCEGRLEQVLSGSGAVAVPGLESLCAAAAPGSSCSLWLQLQVGGFCPGSWRAPVLAAPAPAPFWLQLLFISSSTGCFSSVSSSCLLKRSWLLTRS; translated from the exons ATGCGCACGA CTCAAAACGTGCtgcagtgggagcagaggcCGCTTCAGGGATCCGCACCcggctcctgcagcccagccagggAGGGGAAGCGACGGCCGTCCCGGTGCCACCGGTCCCTCGGGAGGTGTTGGCGGCACGGGCGATGCCGCGTGGCCGTGCCGAGCGTGGGCAAGGCTCGTCCCGGTGCCTGGGCGAGGAGCAGGGCCCCGAGGCGGCGAGCGCCGTGGGACGCGGGCGGCGAGGACGCGCCGGTGAGGGGAGCGCCCTGTCGCGGCGGCCGagcggggctgcgcggcggcACCGGGGCGCTCGGCTCCCGGGGCTGGCTGTGCCCGGGGGGTCTGCGGTGCTGCGGGAGGGGCCGGGGTCCCCAGGCTCCGGGGGGCGGTTTTGTGCTCGGGGCGCTTTGGCTTTGCCCCTCGTGCTGCTGGGGGGCGGCTGAGGGCAGGAGCCGGACCCCGTCAGGGCTCCCCGCGGGGCCctttggggggaaggaggggtcCCGGcgccggcgggcagcgccgctGTGGCTGCCTCGGGGCTCAGCACCGCAGGGCCGGGGCCCGCACCTGCCCGGGCAGGGTGCCCCGCGGCCAGAGGCTGTTTGTGGGCGCAGGTGGGGCCCTGGGGGGCCCCTCGgttcctgtccctgcagccccgccgggccagggccaggctggtCTGGGCTGCACGTTTCAGGGGGCCGCGGCTGCGAGGGGCGTTTGGAGCAGGTGCTGTCGGGGTCCGGTGCCGTCGCCGTCCCCGGCCTGGAGTCGCTCTGTGCCGCTGCTGCGCCAGGCAG CTCCTGCTCGTTGTGGCTCCAGCTCCAGGTTGGCGGTTTCTGCCCCGGCTCGTGGAGGGCTCCAGTGCTTGcggctccagctccagctccgttctggctgcagctcctcttCATCTCCAGCTCGACGGGCTGCTTCAGCTCCGTCTCCAGCTCATGCTTGTTAAAACGATCTTGGCTTTTGACGAGGTCGTAA